One Gossypium raimondii isolate GPD5lz chromosome 3, ASM2569854v1, whole genome shotgun sequence genomic window carries:
- the LOC105794213 gene encoding uncharacterized protein LOC105794213, with protein sequence MDEGESSDGLSEWELIQAPPYSTPLITPLAEQHMVATATTKDNSPQHQHHLSVLPPSRHDGLEEEEEEEEEEEEEVNSSATSWSMIQGDGENSWPLKNTSAIGKILTNGALKLAARVGYYVGFGWGVWSGNIVVATMLLSFLYAKARVWGGRVKEVKKDPLIRMIQEKDQKMKQLLFQIGEMNEILLSAGRRRVPVVRLSC encoded by the exons ATGGATGAAGGCGAGTCATCGGATGGGTTAAGTGAGTGGGAGCTAATCCAGGCCCCACCATATTCAACTCCTCTCATCACACCATTAGCGGAACAACACATGGTAGCTACTGCTACCACCAAAGACAACAGCCCCCAACATCAACATCACTTATCTGTCTTACCCCCAAGTCGCCATGATGgcttagaagaagaagaagaagaagaagaagaagaagaagaagaagtgaaTTCTTCGGCGACCTCTTGGTCGATGATCCAAGGGGATGGAGAAAATTCATGGCCTTTGAAGAATACAAGTGCCATCGGTAAAATCCTGACTAATGGGGCTTTAAAACTTGCTGCTAGAGTTGGATATTATGTGGGATTCGGATGGGGGGTTTGGTCAGGTAATATAGTCGTGGCAACTATGTTGCTGTCATTTTTGTATGCCAAAGCTAGGGTGTGGGGTGGCAGAGTGAAGGAGGTGAAGAAGGATCCATTGATACGTATGATTCAAGAGAAAGACCAG AAGATGAAGCAGCTGTTGTTTCAGATCGGTGAAATGAATGAGATATTATTATCAGCAGGAAGACGCAGGGTTCCAGTGGTTCGACTCAGCTGCTGA
- the LOC105794214 gene encoding uncharacterized protein LOC105794214, whose protein sequence is MEISTVTSPRMRSDHLEKERLKETHHGQSFELQSSHDATHPNHRFHSTSVLEILRETVRILRYNCSGFMIILALLICPVSAVLMSSNLLVGESIVNTLTVRLLLVAKTSGVPFRPFIKQSCQHLVETAVSSVTCFPLLITFSLLSKAAVVYCVHSTYLKESADVSKFFVIIRTLWRQLVSSYLWMCMVIVGCVTTFIIFLLVACSVLSVLGFSPDIIVFAMIMVGLVFAIVFANVVVVCDMGIVMCVLEEVWGVQALVRAGVLIKGQTQVGLLIFLVSTIGLTFVEGLFKHRVQTLSYGDGSSRIWEGPLLVIMYSFVVLVHSMMNTVFYFSCKSYTSDDHQSMLF, encoded by the coding sequence ATGGAAATTTCTACCGTTACTTCTCCACGAATGAGGTCAGATCATCTAGAAAAGGAACGATTGAAGGAAACCCATCATGGTCAAAGTTTTGAGCTACAATCATCCCATGATGCTACTCATCCTAACCACCGATTCCATTCGACGAGTGTTTTAGAGATCTTAAGAGAAACTGTTAGGATTTTACGGTACAATTGTTCTGGTTTTATGATCATTTTAGCTTTGTTAATTTGCCCTGTATCTGCAGTCCTTATGTCTTCTAATTTGTTAGTTGGTGAATCCATTGTGAACACTCTAACTGTTAGACTTTTGTTAGTTGCTAAAACTAGTGGAGTTCCATTCAGACCTTTCATCAAACAGTCGTGCCAACATTTAGTTGAGACGGCTGTTTCCTCAGTAACATGCTTCCCTTTGCTCATTACATTTAGTTTGTTATCAAAGGCTGCTGTGGTTTATTGTGTACATTCTACTTATTTGAAGGAATCAGCTGATGTTTCCAAATTCTTTGTGATAATTCGAACGCTTTGGAGGCAGCTTGTTTCTTCCTATTTGTGGATGTGTATGGTAATTGTTGGTTGTGTGACAActttcatcatttttcttcttgtGGCATGTAGTGTACTCTCTGTTCTTGGGTTTTCACCTGATATAATTGTCTTTGCGATGATAATGGTTGGGCTCGTTTTTGCAATTGTTTTCGCCAACGTTGTTGTTGTCTGCGATATGGGGATTGTAATGTGTGTTTTGGAGGAAGTTTGGGGAGTACAAGCATTGGTTCGAGCCGGTGTCCTAATCAAGGGGCAGACTCAGGTTGGTCTGTTGATATTTCTTGTATCTACAATTGGATTGACATTTGTGGAGGGGTTGTTTAAACATAGGGTACAGACGTTGAGTTATGGAGACGGGTCTTCTAGGATCTGGGAGGGGCCTTTGTTGGTGATAATGTATTCGTTTGTGGTGCTTGTTCATTCCATGATGAATACAGTTTTCTATTTCAGTTGCAAATCGTACACTTCCGATGACCATCAATCAATGTTGTTCTGA
- the LOC105794215 gene encoding uncharacterized protein LOC105794215, translating into MTTRPTPPPVHIDLWPILSESKRIINAHSRHFLALSVLFLLPLSFSFSAFPFINQLFSQSSTPTIETHLSFLHTPFQLQKPPTIPIKYLLFTLLYTLFIFIFSLFASGSITYSVFHGFYGRPVKLLSAIKSAFTSFFPLVSTCLVTELIISGILLILALIFLGLLQLTQLLGFHVDYTSPYFISLCLVFVITFLFIVLYLQVKWVFAYVVVVVESSWGLEPLKRSKNLVHGLKRIAFSMLLFYGFFSGILIWVSAADWGYAAADKWKSWAFVIHIVSTSTLFMLIMLSYLAATTVFYMYSKAIHGELAGEIAEEFAREYVSLPFDDGKVPHVVSVVYG; encoded by the coding sequence ATGACAACGCGGCCAACACCTCCGCCCGTCCACATCGACCTCTGGCCCATCCTTTCCGAATCTAAACGCATAATCAACGCCCACTCCCGCCACTTCCTTGCTCTCTCCGTCCTCTTCCTCCTCCCTCTTTCCTTCTCCTTCTCCGCCTTCCCCTTCATCAATCAACTCTTTTCCCAATCCTCCACCCCCACCATCGAAACCCACCTCAGTTTCCTCCACACCCCTTTTCAACTGCAAAAACCCCCAACAATTCCCATCAAATACCTGCTCTTCACTCTCCTTTACAccctcttcatcttcatcttctctCTCTTCGCCTCCGGTTCCATCACTTACAGCGTTTTCCACGGCTTTTATGGCCGACCCGTCAAGCTCCTATCCGCTATCAAGTCAGCTTTCACTTCCTTCTTCCCCCTCGTCTCCACTTGCCTTGTAACGGAGCTTATCATTTCTGGGATCCTTTTAATTCTTGCTTTGATCTTCCTTGGATTACTCCAACTAACCCAACTGTTAGGCTTCCATGTTGATTACACTTCGCCTTATTTCATTTCCCTCTGTCTTGTTTTCGTAATTACTTTCTTGTTTATTGTACTCTATTTGCAAGTTAAGTGGGTATTTGCTTATGTTGTTGTTGTAGTTGAATCAAGCTGGGGGCTTGAACCATTAAAACGAAGTAAAAATTTAGTTCACGGACTGAAAAGAATTGCTTTCTCTATGCTTCTGTTTTACGGGTTCTTCAGTGGGATTTTAATCTGGGTCTCAGCTGCAGATTGGGGTTATGCAGCTGCTGATAAATGGAAAAGTTGGGCATTTGTTATACATATTGTGAGCACTTCCACTTTGTTCATGTTGATTATGCTTTCTTATTTGGCTGCAACTACAGTTTTTTATATGTATTCCAAGGCTATACATGGAGAGCTTGCTGGGGAGATTGCTGAAGAGTTTGCAAGAGAGTATGTCAGTTTGCCTTTTGATGATGGGAAAGTTCCTCATGTTGTATCTGTTGTTTATGGTTGA
- the LOC105794217 gene encoding putative pentatricopeptide repeat-containing protein At1g69350, mitochondrial, which translates to MTTLYMPLFRSCTNLRSLAQLHAHLLVTGFHHDPLPSTKLIESYSQMGSFQSSKLVFRCFPNPDSFMWGVLIKCSVWSNLFQDAIFLYLTMIKNDQLHISNFIFPSLLRACSGFGDLGIGEMVHGTIIKSGFGKDTVIQSSLLSMYGEMGCLSYAKKMFDEMTMRDLVSWSSIILSYVENGKANEGLEMFRLMVLEGIRPDSITMLSVAEAFGDLGFLKLARLIHGYIVRRRIEIDGSLASSLVAMYSKCGDLDSAERIFLNVTNRSTALWTAMISSYYRTGRFAEALKSFFDMLDSRVEPNSVTMMSVLGSFAGLGWLREGKSVHCYIIRKEMDLEYDVLGPVFIELYMQCGKLNYCDKVLHVVGGRNIVAWNMIISICTEKGLLKEALAHLVQMQTLGLMPDSFSLASSISACADGGLLLFGDQLHGHIIKRGLSDEFVQNSLIDMYSKCGLTELAYTIFDDINEKSVVTWNSMICGFHQNGNSVEAIRLFDQMYLNGLEMNDVTFLSVLQACSNLGYLEKGKWFHHKLLTYGVKTDLYIDTALTDMYAKCGDLVTAQRVFDSMSEKSVVSWTVMIAGYGAHGRVNAAISLFNQMVESGIRPNQVTFMNILSACSHAGSVEDGKSYFKSMRDFGVEPNSEHYACMVDLLSRGGDLNEAYRNIKSMPYPADASIWSALLNGCRIHQRMDMIKSIEEDLVDIHTDDTGYYTLLSNIYGEEGNWKEFEKVRSLMKGIGLRKVPGYSLIELDKRIYRFGVGFTSLLQTEETFSFLENFQILAQEHVFYLENQ; encoded by the coding sequence ATGACCACCCTTTACATGCCATTATTCAGATCATGCACCAATCTCAGATCACTAGCACAACTCCATGCCCACCTCTTAGTTACTGGGTTTCACCATGACCCACTCCCTTCCACCAAGCTCATTGAATCCTATTCCCAAATGGGTTCCTTTCAATCTTCCAAACTTGTTTTCAGATGCTTCCCTAACCCAGATTCTTTCATGTGGGGTGTTCTAATTAAATGCTCTGTTTGGAGCAACTTGTTTCAAGATGCCATTTTTCTCTACCTCACTATGATAAAGAATGACCAACTCCACATCAGTAACTTCATATTTCCTTCTCTTTTGAGGGCTTGTTCTGGTTTTGGTGATCTGGGTATTGGCGAAATGGTCCATGGGACCATTATAAAAAGTGGGTTTGGGAAAGATACTGTTATTCAGTCTTCACTTCTTTCAATGTACGGCGAAATGGGATGTTTAAGTTATGCTAAGaaaatgtttgatgaaatgacAATGAGAGACTTGGTTTCCTGGAGTTCgattattttgagttatgttGAGAATGGGAAGGCAAATGAAGGCTTGGAGATGTTCCGTTTAATGGTATTGGAAGGTATTAGACCGGACTCCATAACAATGCTTAGTGTAGCTGAGGCTTTTGGTGACTTGGGATTTCTGAAATTAGCAAGGCTAATTCATGGTTATATAGTGAGGAGGAGGATTGAAATTGATGGTTCATTGGCTAGTTCCCTTGTTGCAATGTATAGCAAATGTGGTGACTTGGATAGTGCAGAGAGGATCTTTCTAAATGTAACGAACCGTAGTACTGCATTGTGGACTGCAATGATATCTAGCTATTATAGAACAGGTAGGTTTGCAGAAGCGTTAAAGTCTTTCTTTGATATGTTAGATTCTCGTGTGGAACCGAATTCAGTGACCATGATGAGTGTTTTAGGGTCTTTTGCAGGGCTAGGCTGGCTTAGAGAAGGGAAGTCGGTTCACTGTTACATTATTAGGAAAGAAATGGATCTTGAGTATGATGTTTTAGGGCCTGTTTTCATAGAACTATATATGCAATGTGGAAAGTTGAACTATTGTGATAAGGTTCTTCACGTTGTTGGAGGAAGAAATATCGTGGCATGGAATATGATCATATCAATTTGTACTGAGAAAGGGTTGTTAAAAGAGGCATTGGCACACCTTGTGCAGATGCAGACCTTGGGATTAATGCCTGATTCATTCAGCCTAGCAAGTTCTATCTCAGCTTGTGCTGATGGAGGTTTATTGCTGTTTGGAGATCAGCTGCATGGTCATATCATCAAAAGAGGCCTTTCGGATGAGTTTGTCCAGAATTCACTAATTGATATGTACTCAAAATGTGGCTTAACGGAATTAGCATACACTATCTTTGATGATATCAACGAGAAAAGTGTTGTAACATGGAATTCTATGATTTGCGGATTCCATCAAAATGGAAATTCTGTAGAGGCAATTAGGCTTTTTGATCAAATGTACTTGAACGGTCTTGAGATGAATGATGTTACTTTCTTAAGTGTGCTTCAAGCATGCTCCAATTTGGGTTATCTTGAGAAAGGAAAATGGTTTCACCACAAGCTTCTTACCTATGGTGTAAAGACAGATCTCTATATCGATACAGCTTTAACTGACATGTATGCCAAGTGTGGAGACCTTGTAACAGCCCAAAGGGTTTTTGATAGCATGTCAGAGAAAAGTGTGGTGTCATGGACTGTCATGATTGCTGGATATGGAGCACATGGTAGGGTGAATGCTGCCATCTCACTTTTCAATCAAATGGTAGAGTCAGGCATAAGACCTAATCAAGTTACCTTCATGAACATTCTTTCGGCTTGCAGTCATGCAGGATCTGTGGAAGATGGAAAATCTTATTTTAAGTCGATGAGGGATTTCGGTGTTGAGCCCAACTCAGAACATTACGCCTGTATGGTTGACCTTCTAAGTCGCGGTGGTGATCTCAATGAAGCATATAGAAACATCAAATCGATGCCATATCCTGCAGATGCAAGCATTTGGAGCGCGCTGCTTAATGGTTGTCGAATCCACCAGAGGATGGACATGATCAAATCCATTGAAGAAGACCTTGTAGATATTCATACAGATGACACTGGATACTATACCTTGTTATCTAATATATATGGTGAGGAAGGAAActggaaggaatttgagaagGTGAGATCATTAATGAAAGGCATAGGTCTTAGGAAGGTTCCTGGATATAGCTTAATTGAGCTTGATAAGAGAATTTATAGATTTGGAGTTGGATTTACTTCTCTTTTGCAAACTGAGGAAACTTTTagttttttggaaaatttccaaattttggCTCAAGaacatgttttttatttagaaaaccAATAA